From one Mesomycoplasma ovipneumoniae genomic stretch:
- a CDS encoding putative immunoglobulin-blocking virulence protein: protein MRLSILPRVSKRKQTILLATTPAIIATLTIGFTQQLNPYTGLIPRPQIVFSPQERNEILKEPEKPAQTETSKPEVTKIDVPKPVEPVKVETPKPKPVITTPEKAIIVPINPPRTQPQTIPRTETKVVSQSQTNVNSNLEALKVKALARYSQAIDNSIKEAKAKIVGFQQEIDEINRIYDNHFDDPFYNPNKVTKLIWENFRIQKLRTFDGSNAPEYQLERVKSDLKILEELKQTKKSFNQEEIKMLLRGMLPSTDSPYVWGYENESDNPVLNQLKAANNRRLINIPSWYSRTPGTISDLTYEGWDRQDVSSEFNGIDNSIGNSVKVYNYTPNDKNEDRANRQPLKVIVLDANDNDAFKKFQEILTKVLQKDNKIQAVVLKNVGDKNSNQNVEKILSSIPPSIKKLTLFLDNYNATANLRPLEKIKLDELELYSNIDALSDNWSINPNALKNIDYISFDYNNAATFHKNHPSEKIPGSIVFSTLAWDAHDTIQTVDEGLSIVFDSKVYQRIFQGSHGGKGGRPVNLDFSRAKNIKSLKGLSLEKLDKIWNDHVKNWKDDKYSNEDFTGFRPIKFRKLIFGLDEANNFVAKWDDFNGGQLSSRLTFDEPGGAQIEFRDNTGTQTSSPIAIFLSGTPSGDAIAEISAFIRAANSRSLSVNRLYVENESVLKQVGSRIGSVQVSVKKAEQNSVQDGFSGDV from the coding sequence ATGAGATTGAGCATTTTACCTAGAGTTTCAAAACGAAAACAAACAATTTTATTAGCAACAACTCCTGCAATAATTGCGACTTTAACCATTGGATTCACCCAACAATTAAATCCTTATACAGGTCTAATTCCTAGGCCTCAAATAGTTTTTTCTCCCCAAGAGAGAAATGAAATTCTCAAAGAACCAGAAAAACCAGCACAAACTGAAACCTCAAAACCCGAAGTTACTAAAATAGATGTTCCCAAACCAGTTGAGCCAGTAAAAGTAGAAACACCAAAGCCAAAACCAGTCATAACAACTCCTGAAAAAGCAATAATAGTACCGATAAATCCGCCTAGGACCCAACCTCAAACGATTCCGCGTACTGAGACAAAAGTTGTTAGTCAATCACAAACAAATGTTAATTCTAATCTTGAAGCACTAAAAGTAAAAGCACTAGCACGATACAGTCAAGCAATCGATAATTCAATTAAAGAGGCAAAAGCAAAAATTGTCGGATTTCAACAAGAAATTGACGAAATTAACCGTATTTATGACAACCATTTTGATGATCCCTTTTATAATCCCAATAAAGTTACAAAATTAATCTGAGAAAATTTTCGGATTCAAAAATTACGAACTTTCGATGGTTCAAATGCTCCTGAATACCAACTTGAAAGAGTTAAAAGTGATCTAAAAATACTTGAGGAGTTAAAACAAACCAAAAAATCATTTAATCAAGAAGAAATTAAAATGCTTTTGCGTGGAATGTTGCCTTCAACTGATTCACCCTATGTTTGGGGTTATGAAAATGAATCTGATAATCCTGTGCTAAATCAATTAAAAGCAGCAAATAATCGTCGTCTTATAAATATTCCTTCATGATATTCACGAACTCCAGGAACAATTTCTGACCTAACTTATGAGGGATGAGACCGTCAAGATGTCTCAAGTGAATTTAACGGAATTGATAATTCAATTGGAAATTCAGTAAAAGTTTATAATTATACCCCTAATGATAAAAATGAGGACAGAGCTAATCGTCAACCGCTCAAAGTTATTGTTCTTGATGCTAATGACAATGATGCATTTAAAAAATTTCAGGAAATTTTAACAAAAGTACTCCAAAAAGATAATAAAATTCAAGCTGTTGTTCTAAAAAATGTCGGTGATAAAAATTCAAACCAAAATGTTGAAAAAATTTTAAGTTCAATTCCACCTTCAATTAAAAAATTAACGCTTTTCCTTGATAATTACAATGCAACGGCTAATTTACGTCCTTTAGAAAAAATTAAACTTGATGAACTTGAACTCTATTCAAATATTGATGCATTATCAGATAACTGGTCAATTAATCCAAACGCACTAAAAAACATTGACTACATTAGTTTTGATTATAATAATGCCGCAACTTTTCATAAAAATCATCCTAGTGAAAAAATACCTGGATCAATTGTTTTTAGCACTTTAGCTTGAGATGCTCATGATACAATCCAAACTGTTGATGAGGGTCTTTCAATTGTTTTTGACTCAAAAGTTTATCAGCGAATTTTCCAAGGATCTCACGGTGGCAAAGGCGGGCGTCCGGTTAATCTTGATTTTTCACGGGCAAAAAACATCAAATCACTTAAAGGCTTAAGTCTTGAAAAATTAGATAAAATCTGAAATGATCATGTTAAAAATTGAAAAGATGACAAATATTCTAACGAAGATTTTACCGGATTTCGTCCGATAAAATTTAGAAAATTAATTTTTGGCCTTGATGAAGCCAACAATTTTGTTGCAAAATGAGACGATTTTAACGGTGGGCAATTAAGTTCACGGCTAACTTTTGACGAACCAGGTGGAGCCCAAATTGAGTTTCGCGACAATACCGGTACTCAAACTTCAAGTCCAATAGCAATCTTTTTATCTGGAACACCTAGTGGTGATGCGATTGCGGAAATTAGCGCTTTTATTAGAGCGGCAAATTCACGAAGTTTATCAGTAAATCGCCTTTATGTCGAAAATGAATCAGTTTTAAAACAGGTTGGTTCACGAATTGGTTCTGTTCAAGTTTCAGTTAAAAAGGCTGAACAAAACAGCGTTCAAGACGGATTTTCAGGAGATGTATAA
- a CDS encoding Cof-type HAD-IIB family hydrolase: MKILKNRYLFVLDLDGTVLSDSANSEIHPDTESGIKRAVELGHVVCILTGRPWRSTKPIYEKLGLKTIVANFNGAYIHNPTDSEFIPTINYINLNDILYIMGDKRVKAETSNVAIEGPGWAKIKKRDKQLEQVFGFDHIKNLKPGLNFHKIPLKPTCLILDTKPSTNINDFKSYLERRYGDLGEFSAWSKGENHTYVFDMTAIGVNKSKAVSMLSRYYKIDLENIISIGDSYNDIGMFEISTISVAMANSPLQVKKNATVILKKTNKEGGVGDYINRFLKNPTKEIEKSKKVKMKLSTAPIEATEY; encoded by the coding sequence ATGAAAATCTTAAAAAATCGCTATCTTTTTGTTCTTGATCTTGATGGCACAGTTCTTTCTGATAGTGCAAATTCTGAAATTCATCCCGATACTGAATCAGGAATTAAGCGCGCTGTTGAACTAGGACATGTTGTTTGCATTCTAACAGGAAGACCATGAAGATCGACAAAACCAATATACGAAAAATTAGGTCTAAAAACAATTGTTGCTAATTTTAACGGCGCTTATATTCATAACCCAACAGATTCTGAATTTATTCCAACAATTAATTACATAAATTTAAATGATATTTTATATATAATGGGTGACAAACGGGTAAAGGCTGAAACCTCAAATGTTGCAATTGAAGGACCTGGATGAGCTAAAATCAAAAAACGCGATAAACAATTAGAGCAAGTTTTTGGATTTGACCATATTAAAAATCTAAAGCCTGGTCTAAATTTCCATAAAATACCTTTAAAACCGACTTGTTTAATTCTTGATACAAAGCCAAGTACAAATATCAACGATTTTAAATCATATTTAGAGCGACGCTATGGCGATCTAGGTGAATTTTCAGCTTGATCAAAGGGAGAAAATCACACATACGTTTTTGATATGACCGCAATTGGGGTTAATAAATCTAAGGCTGTTTCAATGCTTTCGCGTTATTATAAAATTGACTTAGAAAATATAATTTCAATTGGCGATAGTTACAATGATATTGGTATGTTTGAAATTTCAACAATTTCTGTTGCAATGGCAAATTCGCCTTTGCAAGTAAAAAAGAATGCAACCGTTATTCTTAAAAAAACAAATAAAGAAGGTGGCGTTGGTGATTATATTAACCGTTTTTTAAAAAATCCTACAAAAGAAATCGAAAAATCAAAAAAAGTTAAAATGAAACTTTCAACAGCTCCAATTGAAGCAACCGAGTATTAA
- a CDS encoding SGNH/GDSL hydrolase family protein, producing the protein MKKSISKPDFSKAFKIFLSFSTLSLTISGITLIGIKNRDKTDQINIPITHSVQETEELLDKINYLSLGDSISAGFNWDYSFDVRGMLDEKNQVKGLSYPAFFANFIQKVNPNALKSFDNLALSWTTVTDWLYLLNPENEKYKNSDKTHFRFNYHLDKKLNSPYGQQIREVFDDFSATSFPKLHKKIQDSNLITLSLGANDLIESIDFRVIAKPLQKLATKAEASFEFMQNIELAYQKTYRNLLTLVENLRKINPNVRIVLVGYNSLTSNIVKFFEKLLTNEIGLPENYANLAIKRLNSTIKQVAKVQKVQYVDLYNEKIWQENPTEFASKELDIHPSTKGYKKMAQDLLFKLALEQDILFKNEEHKKLGWDKDYIEKDLNNYRRTLNIASNSRILEALSLDGSTDKFISETSQIETRTTADIKKTEKSPLENFVNVILNNNFGDFLSRFVQLGLQNNPGVQKTLTDFWQQNQKAGASFAQILQKIFSSGFFSQIITRFQTYVQNIIDTQNWEKATISDLVNQIFADFDEKQIIDVLNTVVTSEFASENPEKTKELIFASIFGQSLVQDLIINNIIKLDVAYKDNLKVVFTFDSIRKLFTKIITDFQLRTKDYENSATFQQIIQTYLENPQNDADNVSFIRNFISETLKHHESVKVLVGIINDNFNFNLSKNDQDSLTDLLVSLADVIVRTNVWTKLNDIAAKNFLEVIKKSDYKNIESISSIFADQIYTNYTSFFKDSKNLLDLFYELLSFELSNNQIESLKKLLNKFYPILTKFDLSNFIDTSSPNYASFSFLFDSVKDFLVSNSFKPLSDIVNSAINDFLVNKSQYKRIDDLNRFGFQFLANNLPKLEENIYDFIAQNVKNEKFLTSLIDLISSSLSDQGLKPTSVKTFSEIIRLIFEDFYSKYQIWKEDKTSPTNNLIFAFVKGAINTFETFTKSNFSQYDSLKTNLESARQANNESEIQEYSAKITLLDQQLSFQNFSSYFLNNFFSQEQIYSLLKSLASLDFKSKISTQDLVLFFKNLFDQSFLHKQLIEKLSQNSFFNKEKIQKPLLNILSSFFESSEVEALLSKLIDYFFDDKKFEEHPDFSSLIQNFITENSELIEKVFTLFLGNTTTWESISQFLRAILDEYKLNLTQDSVNTILELVRDFLTKLKDSILSVQNETTIQPPLIIKSIITIILDAISNNPTPNKSVIETLFDSFSVDIANNYYSSTATSTQDSSKINQDKISSLIAEVMKTEPISEQIKSSLSSIPQEYREDIAPIFDSFLQSDGLKDLFNSYFKIVAKAKINKPLNNLSLIKSLFEKQYFNKIIGEFIVQLDEKKNNLTGNFTKLSEKIFNTKFDQTEFESFFKLIKKIIKNNIDSYYTDEPESIDIFSDQPQQINVSQNIVDLRIIAQPFSDSDSEQDSASSSPTETQKLSPVKKDANYSKENAFLTKLITILTKLTNGQFSTSNLNSLLETEIGNEEFIVDLVKQIAAVYSEIQDSEKNNIWDILTKIFKSDFFKEKIELLSVGNISSFSIFSGLSEETKKKIEPTFKSLLLEFLPNSANKLFIFRILDYINKNQELFNDVKTFSGILTKFLSDKNTDQTQNSQKQTNTQFLKNYLWHVLNFLVKHEGFLDIAVDVIASYLNLNLDNNSNLTNKVQKPREIPKTFLKEFIGLGFDNPLISDILDQMLAAVKTLDSSKEASSFFSAIFSKLDFAKLINLDLVVKIEPKISVDDSTGKASTEQKDLINEENLTLNAPTGQKISTKTLADFFDLIFLASPDWNNKNENKASPILKELNHIKYTGISFQDLFTSNKKDPQLEAISKLFHRIWYSEGKDSNRISIKNFKDSSKGRLLYRLALILLFYTYESRISQNYWFRSQLFYGSFLSSWKASEIIRASLHNGSQSKVSNSNDREYKKFIDDIIGNPVKSKTRWGWTNWYTPSNVKLNDMITMIYYNSDSNRFSSRTKQPRLKDQILQQIHDGTYPNDYEKP; encoded by the coding sequence ATGAAAAAAAGTATCTCAAAACCTGATTTTTCTAAAGCATTCAAAATATTTTTGAGTTTTAGCACCTTATCTTTAACAATTTCTGGAATTACTTTGATTGGTATAAAAAATCGCGATAAAACCGATCAAATTAACATACCAATTACCCACTCGGTCCAAGAAACTGAAGAGCTTTTGGATAAAATTAATTATTTATCATTAGGTGATTCGATTTCTGCTGGTTTTAACTGGGATTATTCTTTTGATGTTAGAGGTATGCTTGATGAAAAAAATCAAGTAAAAGGACTTTCGTATCCTGCCTTTTTTGCTAATTTTATTCAGAAAGTTAATCCAAACGCCCTTAAATCATTTGACAATTTGGCACTTTCTTGAACAACAGTCACAGATTGACTATATTTACTTAATCCTGAAAATGAAAAATACAAAAATTCAGATAAAACACATTTTCGTTTCAATTATCATCTAGATAAAAAATTAAATTCGCCATATGGACAGCAAATTCGTGAAGTTTTTGATGACTTTTCAGCAACAAGTTTTCCAAAACTCCACAAAAAAATCCAAGATTCAAATTTAATAACACTTTCATTAGGGGCAAACGATTTAATTGAGTCTATTGATTTTCGTGTAATTGCAAAACCACTCCAAAAACTTGCCACAAAAGCTGAAGCAAGTTTTGAATTTATGCAAAATATTGAACTAGCCTACCAAAAAACTTATCGAAATTTGCTAACTTTAGTTGAAAATTTGCGCAAAATCAACCCTAATGTTCGAATCGTTTTAGTCGGTTATAATTCTTTGACATCAAATATTGTTAAATTTTTTGAAAAATTACTAACAAATGAAATAGGTTTGCCCGAAAATTACGCTAATTTAGCAATAAAACGTCTAAATTCAACAATTAAACAGGTTGCCAAAGTTCAAAAAGTTCAGTATGTTGACTTGTATAATGAAAAAATTTGACAAGAAAATCCAACTGAATTTGCATCAAAAGAATTAGATATTCACCCTTCGACAAAAGGTTACAAAAAAATGGCCCAAGACCTCTTGTTCAAACTTGCTTTAGAACAAGATATTTTATTTAAAAACGAAGAACACAAAAAATTAGGTTGAGATAAGGATTATATCGAAAAAGATTTAAATAATTATCGTCGTACTTTAAATATAGCATCAAATTCACGAATTCTTGAGGCCTTAAGTCTTGATGGCTCAACTGATAAGTTTATTTCTGAGACCTCTCAAATCGAAACAAGAACGACTGCAGATATTAAAAAAACTGAAAAATCACCGCTTGAAAATTTTGTAAATGTTATATTAAATAATAATTTTGGTGATTTTTTAAGCCGTTTTGTTCAGTTAGGACTCCAAAATAATCCAGGCGTGCAAAAAACTTTAACTGATTTTTGACAACAAAACCAAAAAGCAGGTGCTTCTTTTGCCCAAATTTTGCAAAAAATTTTCTCAAGTGGGTTTTTTAGTCAAATAATTACGCGTTTTCAGACTTATGTTCAAAATATTATTGATACCCAGAACTGAGAAAAGGCAACAATTTCTGATTTAGTTAATCAAATTTTTGCCGACTTTGATGAAAAACAGATAATTGATGTTTTAAATACTGTTGTAACTTCTGAATTTGCCAGTGAAAATCCTGAAAAAACTAAAGAACTAATTTTTGCTTCTATTTTTGGCCAAAGTTTAGTTCAGGATCTTATAATTAACAATATTATCAAACTTGATGTTGCATATAAAGATAATTTAAAGGTAGTTTTTACTTTTGACTCAATTAGAAAATTATTTACAAAAATAATTACTGATTTTCAACTTCGCACAAAAGACTATGAAAATTCTGCCACTTTTCAGCAAATAATCCAAACTTACCTTGAAAATCCTCAAAATGACGCTGATAATGTTAGTTTTATTCGCAATTTTATCTCAGAAACACTAAAACATCATGAGTCTGTTAAGGTTCTAGTTGGCATTATTAACGATAATTTTAATTTTAATTTGTCTAAAAATGATCAAGATTCGCTCACTGATCTTTTAGTTTCGCTTGCTGATGTTATTGTCCGGACAAATGTCTGGACCAAATTGAATGACATTGCTGCTAAAAACTTTTTAGAAGTTATTAAAAAAAGCGATTATAAAAATATTGAGAGCATTTCATCAATTTTTGCTGACCAAATTTATACAAATTACACATCTTTTTTTAAAGATTCCAAAAATTTACTTGATTTATTTTACGAACTTTTAAGTTTTGAGCTAAGCAATAATCAAATTGAATCACTTAAAAAATTACTTAATAAATTTTACCCAATTTTAACAAAATTTGACCTAAGCAACTTTATTGATACTTCTTCACCAAATTATGCTAGTTTTTCCTTTCTTTTTGATTCGGTCAAAGATTTTTTAGTTTCAAATTCATTCAAACCTTTATCAGATATCGTAAATTCAGCAATTAATGATTTTTTAGTAAATAAAAGCCAATATAAGCGAATTGATGATTTAAATCGTTTTGGTTTTCAGTTTTTAGCTAATAATTTGCCAAAACTTGAAGAAAATATTTATGATTTTATTGCACAAAATGTTAAAAATGAAAAGTTTTTAACTAGTCTAATTGATTTAATTAGTAGTTCGTTAAGCGACCAAGGTCTAAAACCTACATCGGTTAAAACTTTTTCGGAAATTATTAGGCTAATTTTTGAGGATTTTTATTCTAAATATCAAATTTGAAAAGAAGATAAAACAAGTCCGACTAACAATTTAATTTTTGCTTTTGTTAAAGGTGCAATAAATACTTTTGAAACCTTTACAAAATCAAATTTTAGCCAGTATGATTCTCTCAAAACTAACCTTGAATCGGCAAGACAAGCAAATAATGAATCAGAAATTCAAGAATATTCAGCAAAAATCACACTTCTTGACCAACAACTTTCATTTCAAAATTTTTCTAGTTATTTTCTAAATAACTTTTTTAGCCAAGAACAAATTTATTCACTTTTAAAAAGTCTTGCTAGCCTTGATTTTAAAAGTAAAATTTCAACTCAAGATTTGGTTTTATTTTTCAAAAACCTTTTTGATCAATCATTTTTACATAAACAGTTAATCGAAAAATTAAGCCAAAATAGCTTTTTTAATAAGGAAAAAATTCAAAAACCCCTTTTAAATATTTTATCTAGCTTCTTTGAATCTTCAGAAGTTGAAGCATTACTTTCAAAACTTATTGATTACTTTTTTGACGATAAAAAGTTTGAAGAACACCCTGATTTTAGTTCGTTAATTCAGAATTTTATTACAGAAAATTCTGAATTAATTGAAAAAGTTTTTACACTTTTTTTAGGAAATACAACAACTTGAGAATCAATCTCCCAATTTTTACGGGCAATTTTGGATGAATATAAACTAAATTTAACGCAAGATTCTGTTAATACAATCTTAGAACTTGTTCGTGATTTTTTGACAAAACTAAAAGATTCAATTCTAAGCGTTCAAAATGAGACAACAATACAACCGCCGTTAATAATAAAATCAATAATTACTATTATTCTTGATGCAATTTCTAATAATCCAACCCCTAATAAATCGGTTATTGAGACTTTATTTGATAGTTTTAGCGTTGATATTGCAAATAATTATTATTCTTCAACGGCAACAAGTACCCAAGATTCAAGTAAAATTAATCAAGATAAAATTTCTTCATTAATTGCTGAAGTAATGAAAACTGAACCTATTTCAGAGCAAATTAAATCAAGTTTATCAAGCATTCCACAAGAATATCGTGAAGATATTGCTCCAATTTTTGATTCATTCTTACAATCTGATGGACTTAAAGATTTATTTAATTCCTATTTTAAAATAGTTGCAAAAGCAAAAATTAATAAGCCATTGAATAATTTATCGTTAATTAAGTCTTTATTTGAAAAGCAATATTTTAATAAAATTATCGGTGAATTTATTGTTCAATTAGACGAAAAAAAGAATAATCTAACAGGCAATTTTACAAAACTATCAGAAAAAATTTTTAATACTAAATTTGATCAAACGGAATTTGAATCTTTTTTCAAGCTAATTAAGAAAATAATTAAAAATAATATTGATAGTTATTACACCGATGAGCCAGAATCAATAGATATTTTTTCAGATCAACCTCAACAAATAAATGTGAGTCAAAATATTGTTGATCTTCGAATTATAGCTCAACCATTTAGTGATTCTGATTCTGAACAAGATTCTGCAAGTTCATCTCCAACAGAAACGCAAAAACTGAGCCCAGTCAAAAAGGACGCAAATTATTCAAAAGAAAATGCTTTTTTAACAAAACTTATAACTATTTTGACTAAATTAACTAACGGTCAGTTTTCTACTTCCAATTTGAATTCATTATTAGAAACCGAGATTGGAAATGAAGAGTTTATCGTTGATCTAGTCAAGCAAATTGCAGCAGTTTATAGTGAAATTCAGGACTCAGAAAAAAATAATATTTGAGATATATTGACAAAAATTTTTAAATCTGACTTTTTCAAAGAAAAAATTGAGCTATTAAGCGTTGGAAATATTTCCAGTTTTTCAATCTTTAGCGGTCTGTCAGAAGAAACCAAGAAAAAAATTGAGCCAACATTTAAAAGTTTGTTGTTAGAATTTTTACCAAATTCTGCAAACAAACTTTTTATTTTTCGAATTTTAGATTATATAAATAAAAATCAAGAATTATTTAATGATGTAAAAACATTTTCAGGAATCTTAACTAAATTTTTAAGCGATAAAAACACCGACCAAACCCAGAATTCACAAAAGCAAACAAATACCCAATTTCTGAAGAACTATTTGTGACATGTGCTTAATTTTTTAGTAAAACATGAAGGATTTTTAGATATAGCAGTTGATGTAATTGCCTCATATTTGAATTTAAATTTAGACAACAACTCAAATTTAACTAATAAAGTTCAAAAACCAAGAGAGATTCCTAAAACTTTTTTAAAAGAATTTATTGGTCTAGGTTTTGACAATCCTTTAATTTCTGATATTTTAGATCAAATGTTAGCAGCAGTTAAAACTTTAGATTCAAGTAAAGAAGCATCTAGTTTTTTCAGTGCCATTTTTAGTAAATTAGATTTTGCAAAATTAATTAATCTTGATTTAGTCGTTAAAATTGAACCAAAAATTAGTGTAGATGATTCAACAGGTAAAGCTTCAACCGAACAAAAAGATTTAATTAATGAAGAAAATTTAACATTAAACGCACCAACTGGACAAAAAATATCAACCAAAACACTCGCTGACTTTTTTGATTTAATATTTTTAGCCTCACCGGACTGAAATAATAAAAATGAAAATAAAGCTTCGCCAATTTTAAAAGAATTAAATCATATAAAATACACCGGAATTTCTTTTCAGGATCTTTTTACATCAAATAAAAAAGATCCTCAACTTGAAGCAATTTCAAAATTATTTCATAGAATTTGATACTCTGAGGGCAAAGATTCTAACAGAATATCAATCAAGAATTTTAAAGATTCATCAAAAGGAAGACTTCTTTATAGACTAGCGCTAATCCTTCTTTTTTATACTTATGAATCTAGGATTTCTCAAAATTATTGATTTAGATCCCAATTATTTTATGGTAGTTTTTTATCCTCTTGGAAAGCTTCTGAAATAATACGTGCCTCATTGCACAATGGAAGCCAATCTAAAGTAAGCAATTCGAATGATAGAGAATACAAGAAATTTATTGATGACATAATAGGGAATCCTGTCAAATCCAAAACTCGATGAGGGTGAACGAATTGATATACGCCTTCCAACGTAAAGCTGAATGACATGATTACAATGATTTATTATAATTCTGACAGTAATCGGTTTTCCAGCCGCACAAAGCAACCTAGATTAAAAGACCAAATTTTGCAGCAAATCCACGATGGAACTTATCCTAATGATTATGAAAAGCCCTAA
- a CDS encoding 5'-methylthioadenosine nucleosidase, translated as MKNIKIKTAIFYADKQEQVNLELLGAKFIKNVSVLNLNFPVYEYKNIYFFYIHSQIGLINSAIFAQTVAVKFLITNIINYGGCGGSSSINFSKMKNQLIFPKRFYLIDAKTPWYEPGQLPFEPKFYDNNLIAAQNFNLGSSNSFIFEENQVKDFQFVDFFDMEAFSFAQISAKNKLNFYCIKYLSDKIGQNLDISEVNFNIKQGAQNAAKYALGLLEKI; from the coding sequence ATGAAAAACATCAAAATTAAAACTGCTATTTTTTATGCTGATAAGCAAGAACAAGTAAATTTAGAATTACTTGGTGCAAAATTTATAAAAAATGTTAGCGTTTTAAACCTAAATTTTCCTGTTTATGAATATAAAAATATTTATTTTTTTTATATTCATTCGCAAATTGGCTTAATTAATTCAGCTATTTTTGCTCAGACAGTTGCAGTAAAATTTTTAATTACTAATATAATAAATTATGGTGGTTGTGGTGGAAGTTCATCAATTAATTTTTCAAAAATGAAAAATCAATTGATATTTCCTAAACGTTTTTATTTAATTGATGCAAAAACACCTTGATATGAGCCAGGCCAACTACCATTTGAACCTAAATTTTACGATAATAATTTAATTGCTGCTCAAAATTTTAATTTAGGTTCATCAAATAGTTTTATTTTTGAAGAAAATCAAGTAAAAGATTTTCAATTTGTTGATTTTTTTGATATGGAAGCATTTTCTTTTGCTCAAATAAGTGCCAAAAATAAGTTGAATTTTTATTGCATTAAATATTTGAGTGATAAAATTGGCCAAAATCTTGACATTTCCGAAGTTAATTTTAACATAAAACAAGGCGCTCAAAATGCCGCCAAATATGCCTTAGGTCTTCTTGAGAAAATCTAA
- a CDS encoding nicotinate-nucleotide adenylyltransferase: MKLEKIAIYGGSFNPVHKAHIQIAKKAIDFLNLDMLFFVPNYINPLKNNKENNVDPAFRFEMLKLVQIEKTQVCDYEIKAKKISYTIETVNYFRQKYPNAKLFLIIGSDNLASFKMWKNYKQILEKVQLVVFRRKNYPDLGNVKRYNALILPTQLPNFSSSEIRNGNLFGLDPKVNAFIGANFLYANSILKGFLGNSDRFIHSKNTAELSSEYAKIYGLDSKQAYYAGLFHDLTKKWSRQEHIDFLSSQKIDASDLQDYELHQLSASIWLKNVYLLPFEQIIRAISCHTTLCFEMSLFDKAIYVADKLARGRRFSGIQKLRDLAKQDLNKAFSQLVRMSKIEHENMKNSANQMKLYEKHQN; the protein is encoded by the coding sequence ATGAAATTAGAAAAAATTGCAATTTATGGCGGTTCATTTAATCCCGTTCATAAAGCTCATATACAAATTGCAAAAAAAGCAATCGATTTTTTAAATTTAGATATGCTTTTTTTTGTGCCAAATTATATAAATCCCTTAAAAAACAATAAAGAAAACAACGTTGATCCCGCATTTCGTTTTGAAATGCTAAAATTAGTGCAAATTGAAAAAACACAAGTTTGTGATTATGAAATTAAAGCCAAAAAAATTAGCTACACAATTGAAACAGTAAATTACTTTAGGCAAAAATATCCTAATGCCAAACTTTTTTTAATAATAGGATCTGATAATCTTGCCAGTTTTAAAATGTGGAAAAATTACAAACAAATTCTTGAAAAAGTCCAACTTGTTGTTTTTAGGCGTAAAAATTATCCTGATTTAGGAAATGTTAAGCGTTATAATGCCTTAATTTTGCCAACCCAGTTGCCTAATTTTAGTTCCTCAGAAATAAGAAATGGAAACCTTTTTGGTCTTGATCCAAAAGTAAATGCTTTTATTGGCGCTAATTTTTTATATGCTAATTCAATTCTTAAAGGTTTTCTTGGCAATTCTGACCGATTTATCCATTCAAAAAATACCGCTGAACTCTCAAGCGAGTATGCTAAAATTTATGGCCTAGATTCAAAACAGGCTTATTATGCTGGCTTATTTCATGATTTGACCAAAAAATGAAGCAGGCAAGAACACATTGATTTTCTTAGCTCCCAAAAAATTGATGCTAGCGATCTTCAAGACTATGAACTTCACCAACTTTCAGCTTCAATTTGATTAAAAAATGTTTATTTATTGCCTTTTGAACAAATAATTCGTGCTATTTCTTGTCATACAACCCTTTGTTTTGAAATGTCATTATTTGACAAAGCAATTTATGTTGCCGATAAATTAGCTCGCGGGCGTCGCTTTTCAGGTATTCAAAAATTACGCGACTTAGCAAAACAAGATTTAAATAAAGCTTTTAGCCAACTTGTAAGAATGTCCAAAATTGAGCATGAAAATATGAAAAACTCAGCCAATCAAATGAAACTATATGAAAAACATCAAAATTAA